A stretch of the Veillonella parvula DSM 2008 genome encodes the following:
- a CDS encoding Fur family transcriptional regulator, whose amino-acid sequence MDIAQILRSQGFKVTPQRIAIYDALRGHHDHPTAEMLYHTLRPEHPSMSLATVYKTMEIFEKIGLVKILEVGDERAHYDWDTQAHSHIRCIRCNKVEDMMGIDLKAIKTIADQGSEYQITGQHITFEGVCPECAKKESH is encoded by the coding sequence ATGGATATCGCACAAATTTTGCGTAGCCAGGGGTTTAAAGTTACCCCACAACGTATTGCGATTTATGATGCTTTGCGTGGTCATCATGATCATCCAACAGCAGAGATGTTGTATCATACGTTGCGCCCAGAACATCCAAGCATGAGCTTGGCTACAGTGTATAAGACGATGGAGATTTTTGAAAAAATCGGTCTTGTTAAAATTCTAGAAGTTGGTGATGAGCGCGCTCATTACGATTGGGATACACAAGCTCATTCCCATATCCGTTGCATTCGTTGCAATAAGGTAGAGGATATGATGGGCATTGATTTGAAAGCTATCAAAACGATTGCTGATCAAGGTAGCGAATATCAAATCACAGGTCAACATATTACCTTCGAAGGTGTTTGCCCTGAGTGCGCAAAAAAAGAAAGTCATTAA